Proteins from a genomic interval of Paenibacillus lentus:
- a CDS encoding carbohydrate ABC transporter permease, translated as MANSLSKAPKMYARFKSPTDRLFDTFNIIFMICLMIVTLYPFINTLAVSLNTANDSIKGGIYLLPREFTWENYKYVFEEATIFHATLISALRTVIGTVLSVFCCTMVAYTIARPEYVLRKFISIAFILTMYFSGGLIPNFLLIRELGMMNSFWVYIIPGLIGVFNVIIIRSFIEKLPEGILESARIDGAGEFTTFLRVVLPLCLPVLATVSLFSAVAQWNSWFDVFLYNSSNVELSTLQYELMKILQNSNTSMNSGSDYASMFSGSEAAINRVTPTSIRATMTIVASVPIILVYPFLQKYFVQGMTLGGVKG; from the coding sequence ATGGCTAACTCACTATCTAAAGCGCCTAAGATGTATGCCCGGTTCAAATCGCCAACGGACCGGCTGTTCGATACATTTAATATCATCTTCATGATTTGCCTGATGATTGTTACGCTATATCCGTTTATCAACACACTCGCCGTGTCGCTCAATACAGCGAATGATTCCATTAAGGGGGGCATCTATTTATTGCCTCGTGAGTTTACGTGGGAGAATTATAAATACGTATTTGAAGAAGCGACGATTTTCCATGCAACGCTTATTTCGGCGCTGCGGACCGTAATAGGCACGGTACTCTCTGTATTCTGCTGTACGATGGTCGCCTATACGATCGCCCGACCGGAATACGTGCTGCGCAAGTTTATTTCAATCGCGTTTATTTTGACGATGTATTTCAGCGGGGGGCTGATTCCCAACTTCCTGCTTATCCGGGAGCTCGGTATGATGAATAGCTTCTGGGTATATATCATTCCGGGTCTGATCGGTGTATTTAACGTTATTATCATCCGGTCGTTTATCGAGAAGCTGCCGGAAGGGATTCTGGAATCTGCACGCATTGACGGTGCCGGGGAGTTTACTACGTTTCTTCGGGTGGTTCTGCCCCTCTGCTTGCCGGTTCTCGCGACCGTCTCCCTGTTCTCTGCTGTAGCGCAGTGGAACTCCTGGTTCGATGTCTTCCTGTACAATTCGTCAAATGTGGAGCTGAGTACCCTCCAGTATGAGCTTATGAAAATACTGCAGAACTCCAATACGTCTATGAACAGCGGCAGCGACTATGCGAGCATGTTCTCCGGCTCGGAAGCTGCCATTAATCGCGTCACGCCGACGTCGATTCGTGCAACGATGACGATCGTGGCAAGCGTGCCTATTATTTTGGTCTATCCGTTCCTGCAGAAATACTTCGTGCAGGGGATGACGCTAGGAGGGGTCAAAGGGTAA
- a CDS encoding ABC-F family ATP-binding cassette domain-containing protein: MLLQATNITKRYGVTEILHGINLQILERDRIGLVGVNGAGKSTLLQILAQEISYDEGQIFKAKETTIGYLAQNSGLQSDLTIWEEMLNVFAPLLDTERELRRMEQEIAAQSANSNNKTYQDLLERYAHKQDWFKDNGGYEIETRIRSVLHGMGFGSFPPDTVISTLSGGQKTRLALARILLQAPDLLMLDEPTNHLDIETLTWLEDYLRNYSGALLIVSHDRYFLDRLVTAIVEIERHQSKRYTGNYTRYIELKAAEYESQMKMYEKQQDEISRMETFIQRNIVRASTTKRAQSRRKALEKMEIMDRPTGDLKRASFSFESEYMTGKEVLQVDGLSFSFENEKNPLFQNVSFYLRRGETVALIGPNGIGKSTLLKILTGDLKASSGSIVWGTKVKIGYYDQEQTHLNSNNTVLEEVWSAFPHMEEARIRTVLGNFLFSGEDVLKKIAALSGGEKARVALAKLMLQKANVLILDEPTNHLDLFSKEVLESALLDYDGTLLFISHDRYFLNKMAERIVELHPDGAHHFLGNYDDYLAKLQELTELAAENDTIQKSKATIADADSSAADAALAKNGAATFEAEKQAKREERMRQRRLEQLEQSISELEDKIAAIEAELALPEVYQDYTAVQERQNLIDDHKLKLTAAYEEWEALAEA; encoded by the coding sequence ATGCTACTTCAAGCGACTAATATTACAAAACGATATGGTGTTACCGAGATACTTCATGGCATTAATCTACAAATATTAGAGCGGGATCGGATTGGTCTTGTGGGCGTGAACGGTGCCGGAAAATCAACGCTTTTGCAAATCCTTGCTCAGGAGATATCCTACGATGAAGGGCAAATTTTTAAAGCGAAGGAAACTACGATCGGTTATCTTGCTCAGAACAGCGGATTGCAATCGGATCTTACGATCTGGGAGGAAATGCTGAATGTCTTTGCTCCCCTATTGGATACAGAACGCGAGCTTCGTCGTATGGAGCAAGAAATTGCGGCCCAATCTGCCAACAGTAATAATAAGACTTATCAGGATTTACTGGAGCGTTACGCACACAAACAAGATTGGTTTAAGGATAACGGCGGATATGAAATCGAAACTCGTATCCGCAGCGTGCTCCACGGCATGGGCTTTGGCAGCTTCCCCCCGGACACAGTCATTTCCACGCTAAGCGGTGGACAGAAGACGCGGCTTGCCTTGGCGCGGATCTTGCTCCAGGCGCCTGATTTGCTCATGCTCGATGAGCCGACGAACCATTTGGACATCGAGACATTGACCTGGCTGGAGGATTATCTCCGCAACTACTCCGGAGCACTGCTGATCGTATCCCATGACCGTTATTTTCTCGATCGGCTCGTAACGGCTATCGTCGAAATCGAACGCCACCAATCGAAGCGTTATACGGGAAACTACACGCGGTATATTGAGCTAAAAGCGGCCGAATACGAAAGCCAAATGAAAATGTATGAGAAGCAGCAGGATGAAATTTCCCGCATGGAAACCTTCATCCAGCGGAACATCGTCCGTGCCTCTACAACCAAACGGGCGCAAAGCCGTCGCAAAGCTCTAGAGAAAATGGAAATCATGGATCGTCCGACCGGCGACCTGAAGCGGGCCAGCTTCTCCTTCGAATCAGAGTACATGACGGGAAAGGAAGTACTCCAAGTGGACGGGCTCTCCTTTTCATTTGAAAACGAGAAAAATCCGTTGTTCCAAAACGTATCTTTCTACCTGCGGCGAGGCGAAACCGTAGCCCTTATCGGGCCGAACGGAATTGGCAAATCAACCTTGCTCAAAATTTTGACCGGGGATCTAAAAGCTTCATCCGGCTCCATCGTCTGGGGAACTAAAGTAAAAATCGGTTACTATGACCAGGAGCAGACCCACTTAAATAGTAACAATACCGTATTAGAGGAAGTATGGAGCGCTTTTCCACATATGGAGGAAGCTCGTATACGCACAGTGCTAGGCAATTTCCTGTTCAGCGGGGAAGATGTCCTAAAGAAAATTGCAGCACTTAGTGGAGGGGAAAAGGCGAGAGTAGCGTTGGCCAAGTTAATGCTGCAAAAAGCCAACGTCCTTATTCTCGATGAGCCGACCAACCATCTGGATCTATTTAGTAAAGAGGTGCTTGAATCCGCCCTCCTGGACTATGACGGAACGTTATTATTTATTTCTCACGACCGTTATTTTCTGAACAAAATGGCAGAGCGAATTGTCGAACTGCATCCTGACGGCGCTCATCATTTCCTGGGGAATTATGACGACTATTTAGCGAAGCTACAGGAGCTCACGGAGTTGGCTGCAGAGAATGACACGATTCAAAAGAGCAAAGCCACGATCGCGGATGCTGATTCCTCTGCTGCTGATGCTGCCTTGGCAAAGAATGGAGCAGCTACCTTTGAAGCAGAGAAGCAAGCTAAACGTGAGGAACGCATGAGACAGCGCCGTTTGGAGCAGCTTGAGCAGTCCATTTCCGAGCTGGAGGATAAAATCGCTGCCATTGAAGCAGAGCTCGCATTGCCAGAAGTATATCAGGACTATACTGCCGTACAAGAAAGACAAAATTTGATCGATGATCACAAGCTGAAGTTGACCGCAGCCTATGAAGAATGGGAGGCACTGGCAGAAGCCTAG
- a CDS encoding 5-formyltetrahydrofolate cyclo-ligase: MPDLPDIKQRLRHVMKQRRSQIPEQSRRKQSREASLLAEQEVLDPLRRKLNRPLTVFIYASFRDEPDTSHLMKQCWMKGDHVIVPKVVGKGRLMLHELKEFSELLPGVWGIPEPAEHTDIWPETRWSQIDLIVVPGLAYDRTGGRIGFGGGFYDRFIRSLHLSEGRDTGTLIAALAFREQILTDCIPMEPHDFKVDLLFTASGTIYINESSERLCLQNPQTGN, from the coding sequence ATGCCGGATCTCCCAGATATCAAACAAAGGCTTCGCCATGTGATGAAACAACGCAGGTCGCAAATACCGGAGCAGTCCCGACGCAAACAGTCCAGGGAGGCGAGCTTGCTGGCTGAGCAGGAAGTTCTTGATCCGTTGAGGCGTAAGCTCAATAGGCCGCTTACGGTATTTATTTATGCTTCTTTTCGGGACGAGCCTGATACGAGTCATTTAATGAAGCAGTGCTGGATGAAGGGGGATCATGTAATAGTTCCGAAAGTCGTTGGCAAAGGGCGGTTGATGCTTCACGAATTGAAGGAATTCAGCGAGTTGTTGCCCGGAGTATGGGGCATACCTGAGCCAGCAGAGCATACGGACATATGGCCTGAGACCCGTTGGTCGCAAATCGATCTCATCGTAGTACCCGGTCTTGCTTATGATAGGACAGGCGGACGGATCGGCTTTGGTGGAGGTTTTTACGACCGATTCATACGTTCTTTGCATCTTTCAGAGGGTAGAGATACAGGAACTCTTATCGCAGCTCTCGCTTTTCGCGAACAAATATTGACCGACTGTATTCCGATGGAGCCCCATGACTTTAAGGTGGATTTGTTGTTTACAGCATCCGGTACGATATATATTAATGAAAGTAGTGAACGGTTATGTCTTCAAAATCCCCAGACGGGAAATTGA
- a CDS encoding twin-arginine translocase TatA/TatE family subunit, with protein sequence MSAGGLLLIIIAALIIFGPNKLPELGRVVGRTFKEFKDATQGIMEDEPPTNKAESPKPAAMVQESAKVEERRLPE encoded by the coding sequence ATGAGTGCAGGCGGATTGTTATTAATTATCATCGCAGCGCTAATTATATTTGGGCCCAATAAGCTGCCGGAGCTGGGGCGCGTCGTAGGCCGCACTTTCAAAGAATTTAAGGATGCGACACAGGGGATTATGGAGGATGAGCCGCCGACCAATAAGGCGGAATCTCCAAAGCCTGCCGCTATGGTTCAAGAATCAGCAAAAGTAGAAGAAAGACGCTTACCAGAGTGA
- the tatC gene encoding twin-arginine translocase subunit TatC — protein MAEESQQSVVEHLTELRRRLFWVLFIFVFVLVAAFFVVKPIYNYVTVNALSGVKINLNAFSFWDGVGVYMKIAMMVALGVTLPFALYQIWAFVSPGLRPAERKATLKYIPYVFLCFIIGLMFGYFVVFPLAMAFTGELNAELGLIETYGMADYFKFLFNIIIPISLLFELPIVILFLTQLRILNPQLLRKMRRVSYFALVVISVMVTPADLLSAFLVLIPLIILYEVSVLLSSRVHRKQVAADAKREAQYS, from the coding sequence ATGGCTGAGGAATCGCAGCAAAGCGTAGTGGAGCATTTAACAGAACTTCGCCGCCGGTTATTCTGGGTCCTTTTTATATTTGTATTTGTACTTGTTGCCGCTTTCTTCGTAGTCAAACCTATTTATAATTATGTAACCGTCAATGCTCTTTCAGGGGTAAAAATTAACCTGAATGCGTTCTCTTTTTGGGATGGTGTTGGCGTATATATGAAAATAGCGATGATGGTCGCCCTGGGAGTGACCCTGCCCTTTGCGCTCTACCAGATATGGGCATTCGTAAGTCCAGGATTACGGCCTGCTGAACGAAAGGCAACGCTGAAATATATCCCTTATGTGTTTCTATGCTTTATTATTGGGCTCATGTTTGGTTATTTCGTTGTATTTCCGCTTGCTATGGCTTTTACGGGTGAATTGAATGCCGAGCTTGGGCTCATTGAAACCTATGGAATGGCTGATTATTTCAAATTTTTATTCAATATTATTATTCCAATCTCGCTGCTTTTTGAGCTGCCAATTGTCATATTATTTCTTACACAGCTCAGAATTCTAAACCCACAGCTGCTGCGGAAAATGAGAAGAGTGTCGTATTTTGCATTAGTGGTTATCTCCGTAATGGTTACTCCAGCAGATCTTCTTTCGGCTTTTCTAGTGCTTATTCCTCTTATTATTTTGTATGAAGTCAGTGTACTTCTTTCATCCCGCGTGCACCGTAAGCAAGTGGCGGCAGATGCGAAGCGGGAAGCTCAATATTCATAA
- a CDS encoding rhodanese-like domain-containing protein, whose protein sequence is MSEMIQGVSHVNTKELSAILQDRNNRTIIIDVREPEEYIQAHIPGVPLIPMGEIIHYMDDLDPDREYVFVCRSGQRSFNVAKYFQQHGFDAVHNYAGGMLDWDGEIATGLENVIEHPLDAKKLEK, encoded by the coding sequence ATGAGCGAAATGATACAGGGAGTATCCCATGTCAACACCAAAGAATTATCCGCTATATTGCAGGACAGGAACAATCGAACCATTATCATCGACGTCAGAGAACCGGAGGAATACATTCAAGCCCATATCCCGGGCGTACCGCTGATTCCCATGGGGGAAATCATCCATTATATGGATGACTTGGATCCGGACAGAGAGTACGTGTTTGTGTGCCGAAGCGGACAGCGGAGCTTTAACGTGGCCAAGTATTTCCAACAGCATGGCTTCGATGCAGTACATAATTACGCTGGCGGCATGCTCGATTGGGACGGCGAGATCGCCACAGGATTAGAGAATGTTATAGAGCATCCTCTGGATGCCAAGAAGCTGGAAAAATAA
- the cysK gene encoding cysteine synthase A has product MTRKVVNNITELVGDTPAVKLRRLVSEQDAEVYVKLEYFNPSGSVKDRAASHMIREAEKAGKLRPGATIIEPTSGNTGIGLAMNAAARGYKSILVMPDNMTKERINILKAYGAEVVLTPAAKRMPGAIDKAKELLAEIPDSFMPQQFQNEANPEIHRLTTGPEIVQQMNGRLDVFVATSGTGGTITGTGEYLREHVADIRIVVVEPKGSPVLSGGDAGPHKLVGTSPGFIPPILNTEIYDEIVQVSDDDALKTIRQLAALEGILVGPSAGASVRTAIQFARRLGAGKRILCIAPDTGERYLSMDIFH; this is encoded by the coding sequence ATGACCCGTAAAGTCGTTAACAACATAACCGAGCTTGTCGGAGACACTCCAGCTGTAAAACTTCGCCGGCTAGTCAGCGAGCAGGATGCCGAAGTCTATGTGAAGCTGGAGTATTTTAACCCTAGCGGAAGCGTTAAGGATCGAGCGGCCTCCCACATGATCCGCGAAGCGGAAAAGGCTGGCAAGCTACGACCGGGAGCGACGATCATTGAGCCGACCAGCGGCAATACCGGGATCGGACTGGCCATGAACGCCGCAGCCCGGGGCTACAAGAGCATTCTGGTTATGCCCGATAACATGACCAAGGAGCGCATCAATATTTTGAAGGCTTACGGGGCAGAGGTAGTGCTCACACCAGCCGCCAAACGGATGCCCGGGGCGATTGACAAAGCGAAGGAGCTCCTAGCCGAAATACCCGACAGCTTCATGCCGCAGCAATTTCAGAATGAAGCGAATCCTGAGATCCATCGCCTGACAACGGGCCCGGAAATCGTTCAACAAATGAATGGAAGGCTGGACGTATTTGTCGCTACATCCGGAACTGGCGGCACCATTACGGGCACTGGGGAATATTTACGAGAGCATGTTGCGGACATTCGAATCGTCGTCGTCGAGCCGAAGGGATCGCCAGTGCTGTCCGGCGGAGATGCAGGACCGCACAAGCTTGTCGGCACCAGCCCAGGCTTTATTCCGCCTATTCTCAATACCGAAATATATGACGAAATCGTTCAAGTATCCGATGACGACGCACTGAAGACGATCCGTCAACTGGCGGCGTTAGAAGGTATTCTCGTCGGCCCTTCCGCAGGCGCCTCAGTCAGGACAGCGATTCAATTTGCCCGCCGGCTTGGAGCCGGAAAGCGAATTTTATGCATAGCGCCAGATACGGGTGAGAGATATTTAAGCATGGATATTTTCCATTAA
- the moaC gene encoding cyclic pyranopterin monophosphate synthase MoaC, whose translation MSSKSPDGKLTHFNEQGRAQMVDISGKQVTVRTAVAMTTVTMQPDTLQAIKAGKVGKGDVLAVAQIAGIQGAKRTSDWIPMCHPLPLTGVNLTFTDNGLNELYIEVTVKTEGKTGVEMEALTAASAAALTVYDMCKALQKDMIIGPTLLRSKTGGKSGDYLSEF comes from the coding sequence ATGTCTTCAAAATCCCCAGACGGGAAATTGACTCATTTTAATGAGCAGGGAAGAGCACAGATGGTAGATATATCAGGCAAGCAGGTAACAGTTCGTACTGCGGTTGCGATGACTACCGTGACGATGCAGCCAGATACACTTCAAGCTATTAAGGCAGGAAAGGTTGGCAAGGGAGATGTGCTGGCCGTAGCTCAAATTGCAGGAATTCAGGGCGCGAAGCGGACCTCCGATTGGATTCCCATGTGCCACCCGCTGCCATTAACCGGGGTGAATCTCACTTTTACAGATAACGGACTTAATGAGCTGTATATTGAGGTAACTGTAAAGACGGAAGGAAAGACAGGTGTGGAAATGGAGGCGCTCACCGCTGCTTCCGCGGCGGCGTTAACTGTGTATGATATGTGTAAAGCGCTGCAAAAGGATATGATCATCGGTCCGACCCTGCTCCGTTCCAAAACGGGAGGGAAAAGCGGAGATTATTTATCTGAGTTTTAA
- a CDS encoding MogA/MoaB family molybdenum cofactor biosynthesis protein has translation MVWKTAILTASDKGSRGEREDTSAQVIRELVEEELGGEIIEYRIVPDEPDEIIAALIEMTDYFQADLVLTTGGTELAIRDVTPEATRRVIEREVPGMAEAMRYSVMQKNPAGMLFRGIVGIRGRTLIVNLPGTPKGVHENLAAIMEQLPEALLMVTGQFRL, from the coding sequence ATGGTTTGGAAAACTGCGATCCTGACGGCAAGCGATAAAGGCTCCCGGGGAGAACGCGAGGATACGAGCGCTCAGGTGATTCGAGAGCTTGTTGAAGAGGAACTCGGCGGAGAAATTATTGAGTACCGCATTGTTCCTGATGAACCGGATGAAATTATCGCGGCTTTAATTGAGATGACAGATTATTTTCAAGCAGACTTGGTGCTTACTACAGGTGGTACGGAACTAGCCATCCGCGACGTGACGCCGGAGGCTACTCGACGAGTAATCGAACGGGAAGTGCCCGGCATGGCGGAGGCGATGCGTTATTCAGTTATGCAGAAGAACCCTGCAGGCATGCTGTTTCGCGGTATCGTCGGCATTCGCGGACGAACGTTGATTGTTAACTTGCCAGGTACGCCGAAAGGGGTTCACGAGAATTTGGCAGCCATTATGGAGCAACTTCCTGAGGCGCTCTTGATGGTTACGGGGCAATTCCGGCTATAG
- a CDS encoding endo-1,4-beta-xylanase, translated as MSDVIRNERKLKEIFAGSFQIGAAVNPRTIQSQEELLAYHFNSITAENEMKFVSLQPEEGIFTFEEADPSALLFYNDYNESNPLKREKIYRLLQLLLDQGAPIHGVGLQAHWNLYGPSLDDIRAAIEKYASLGLQLQLTELDVSMFAFDDKRTDLKEAPPELIELQAQRYEQLFKLLKEYRDVISSVTFWGAADDYTWLDNFPVCGRKNWPFLFDEHHQPKPAFHRVAELAGS; from the coding sequence ATGAGTGATGTAATACGAAATGAACGGAAGCTGAAGGAGATCTTTGCGGGTTCCTTTCAGATTGGAGCAGCTGTAAACCCGCGGACAATCCAATCACAGGAGGAACTACTAGCTTACCACTTCAACAGCATTACTGCTGAAAATGAAATGAAGTTTGTCAGCCTGCAGCCGGAGGAGGGCATATTCACGTTCGAGGAGGCGGACCCAAGCGCCTTGTTATTTTACAATGATTATAATGAGTCGAACCCGCTGAAAAGGGAAAAGATCTACAGGCTGCTCCAGCTTCTGCTGGACCAGGGCGCTCCAATTCATGGCGTCGGTTTGCAGGCTCACTGGAATTTGTATGGCCCGTCGCTGGACGATATTCGCGCCGCGATCGAGAAATATGCTTCGCTTGGCCTGCAGCTTCAGCTCACGGAGCTGGATGTGTCCATGTTCGCCTTCGATGATAAACGGACGGATTTGAAGGAAGCACCGCCCGAGCTCATCGAGCTTCAAGCGCAGCGTTATGAGCAATTGTTCAAGCTGCTGAAAGAATACCGGGACGTGATTAGCTCCGTTACGTTTTGGGGAGCCGCCGACGATTATACATGGCTGGATAATTTCCCGGTATGCGGGCGAAAAAATTGGCCGTTTCTGTTCGATGAACATCATCAGCCTAAGCCTGCTTTTCATCGCGTAGCGGAGTTAGCAGGATCATAG